A genomic stretch from Aedes albopictus strain Foshan chromosome 2, AalbF5, whole genome shotgun sequence includes:
- the LOC134286822 gene encoding mucin-5AC-like, giving the protein MHEEASSTASSSTKPTNIVYTNINGGGGGGSVLSGGGGATHLNGNLLITTTPTMQDASSSLYELVHHQHHHQQQQQPSYQQHHQQVMTTSQPLHSTKIIITNQPLISTTTTTSPAGVRTLQHHMQQPQQPQHHHVQSTSSCSSSSGPTSSTTTTTTILINTDVDGCSPFDSVAAAAAAIFESDPGGPSAEALTADTAVAAAAAALIDLHPSSSCSSAASVPNAADGTLHIQELGIASTTVAAPATATAASSSSTSASSSTAAEPGSGGVALHEPIEIKIPSEGSFAEGSDGKYTRFFFFFDSLINDCLKTLLLSRFGRLRRDDDCCCFRRNIGGRKLMTVQWVNGPTPTTTSDYIEPECGEKKDMICHFLSSSSLLGTGQLGCLAACFPVQQSIKPPLTINVHSGSPNPINSCDPLTVARKP; this is encoded by the exons ATGCACGAAGAAGCCTCATCGACGGCCAGTTCTTCCACCAAACCTACCAACATCGTGTACACCAACATCAATGGCGGGGGTGGCGGCGGAAGTGTCCTATCCGGCGGGGGTGGTGCAACTCATCTCAACGGAAATCTCCTGATAACAACCACTCCAACCATGCAGGACGCCTCGTCCTCCCTCTACGAGCTGGTTCACCATCAGCACCatcaccaacagcagcagcagccctcGTACCAGCAGCACCATCAACAGGTCATGACAACGAGCCAACCGCTCCATTCAACCAAAATCATCATCACCAATCAGCCGCTAATCAgcaccactaccaccactagtCCAGCCGGGGTCCGCACCCTTCAGCATCACATGCAACAGCCCCAGCAGCCCCAACATCACCACGTTCAATCGACCTCGTCCTGCAGCTCCAGCAGCGGCCCGACCTCGTCCACcacgaccaccaccaccatcctGATCAACACGGACGTCGACGGTTGCTCTCCGTTCGACAGCGTGGCGGCCGCTGCTGCTGCCATCTTCGAATCGGACCCCGGTGGACCTTCGGCCGAAGCGCTCACAGCGGACACGGCTGTGGCGGCGGCTGCTGCAGCCCTCATAGACCTGCACCCATCGTCGTCGTGCAGTTCCGCTGCGTCGGTCCCAAACGCCGCCGATGGAACCCTTCACATCCAGGAGTTGGGAATTGCATCGACAACTGTGGCGGCTCCAGccacagcaacagcagcatcCTCATCATCAACATCAGCGTCTTCGTCCACGGCTGCCGAACCCGGATCCGGAGGAGTGGCGTTGCATGAGCCCATCGAGATTAAGATTCCATCGGAGGGGTCCTTTGCCGAGGGATCCGATGGtaagtacacccgattctttttttttttcgattcattGATTAATGACTGTTTAAAGACCCTGTTGCTGTCGCGATTTGGGAGATTGCGACgtgatgatgattgttgttgcttTCGACGAAACATCGGCGGCCGAAAATTGATGACAGTGCAATGGGTCAACGG TCCAACGCCCACCACCACCTCGGATTACATCGAACCGGAATGCGGAGAGAAAAAGGACATGATATGCCATTTCCTATCGTCGTCATCACTACTGGGTACTGGGCAGCTGGGCTGCTTGGCAGCCTGTTTTCCAGTCCAACAATCGATAAAGCCGCCGCTCACAATCAACGTCCACTCTGGCAGTCCAAACCCGATCAATTCGTGCGACCCATTGACAGTGGCCCGAAAACCATAA